The following proteins are co-located in the Vidua macroura isolate BioBank_ID:100142 chromosome 29, ASM2450914v1, whole genome shotgun sequence genome:
- the LOC128820576 gene encoding keratin-associated protein 5-4-like has translation MCSRQDKDQCHRQQRQSSGGCHSSGGGGCHSSGGSSGGCHSSGGSSGGCHSSGGGGCHSSGGGGCHSSGGGGCHSSGGGGCHGKPQMQGQQQQQQVLQMPQQKMK, from the coding sequence atgTGCTCCCGCCAGGACAAGGACCAGTGCCACCGGCAGCAGCGCCAGAGCAGCGGCGGCTGCCACAGCTCGGGGGGTGGCGGCTGCCACAGCTCCGGGGGCAGCTCCGGGGGCTGTCACAGCTCTGGGGGCAGCTCCGGCGGCTGTCACAGCTCGGGGGGTGGCGGCTGTCACAGCTCGGGAGGTGGCGGCTGTCACAGCTCGGGGGGTGGCGGCTGTCACAGCTCGGGAGGTGGTGGCTGCCACGGGAAGCCGCAGatgcagggccagcagcagcagcagcaggtgctgcagaTGCCCCAGCAGAAGATGAAGTGA
- the LOC128820580 gene encoding keratin-associated protein 5-2-like — translation MIYSSGRESFFNLNSTWYDPSGSWLDTRRTPFRYGYATCCSSGCHGEGVEGMRGHDYRHYGYRQPRCAERCHGYSSSTGSCHEGGGSCVRRPTYSYGGSGGCQGYGRSVCSERCQGSSGSCHGGGGSCVRRPTYSYGGSGGCQGYGRSVCSERCHGPAVAQGGKPCCGTAVQSIPVQSCPPPVQSIPVQSCPPQVQTCPCPPPVQSCPPPVQTCPCPCPPPVQQGCVPVAKGIPRQQQKQICKVPARKMK, via the coding sequence ATGATTTACTCCTCTGGAAGGGAATCCTTCTTCAACCTCAACTCCACCTGGTACGATCCCTCGGGCTCCTGGCTGGACACGCGGCGCACGCCCTTCCGCTACGGCTACGCCACGTGCTGCTCCTCGGGCTGCCACGGCGAGGGCGTGGAGGGCATGAGGGGCCATGACTACCGCCACTACGGCTACCGGCAGCCCCGCTGCGCCGAGCGCTGCCACGGCTACTCCAGCTCCACAGGCTCGTGCCACGAAGGGGGTGGCAGCTGCGTCAGGAGACCCACGTACAGCTACGGGGGCTCGGGGGGGTGCCAGGGCTACGGGAGGTCCGTGTGCTCCGAGAGGTGCCAGGGCTCCTCGGGCTCGTGCCACGGAGGGGGTGGCAGCTGCGTCAGGAGACCCACATACAGCTACGGGGGCTCGGGGGGGTGCCAGGGCTATGGGAGGTCCGTGTGCTCCGAGAGGTGCCACGGGCCAGCAGTGGCCCAGGGCGGGAAACCGTGCTGTGGGACAGCCGTACAGAGCatcccagtgcagagctgtcCCCCGCCGGTGCAGAGCATCCCGGTGCAGAGCTGTCCCCCACAAGTGCAGACCTGTCCCTGCCCCcccccagtgcagagctgtcCCCCCCCGGTGCAGAcctgtccatgtccatgtcccccTCCggtccagcagggctgtgtgcccGTGGCCAAAGGCATCCCCCgccagcagcagaagcagatcTGCAAAGTGCCAGCTCGGAAGATGAAATAA
- the LOC128820272 gene encoding DBF4-type zinc finger-containing protein 2 homolog gives MLHQKGGTDHDLCQHPSGCGHKGWTWPSSAGHYHDTPEICPNPPEICPNSGGLSHDTEGSSQSAPRGCHPGELCPPRPAGCPHPQSCKPRRRVEVSPVPPVCPPPVKIHRRPLEQHRPCPPCAEPDSCGKPRRRLEQCPEQDEEPPVVLQPLPLQHRCPCIQRCPRAVPCCPRSVPCCPRSVQRCCPPAVPLPPQPGHHQQHKQVTLVPLCVKN, from the coding sequence ATGCTCCACCAGAAAGGCGGCACCGACCACGACCTGTGCCAGCACCCCTCGGGCTGCGGCCACAAGGGCTGGACATGGCCCAGCTCCGCCGGCCACTACCACGACACCCCCGAGATCTGCCCCAACCCTCCCGAGATCTGCCCCAACTCCGGCGGCCTCAGCCATGACACCGAGGGCTCCAGCCAGAGCGCGCCCCGGGGCTGCCACCCCGGCGAACTGTGCCCGCCCCGTCCCGCCGGCTGCCCACACCCGCAGAGCTGCAAGCCCCGGCGGCGGGTGGAGGTGAGCCCGGTGCCCCCCGTGTGCCCCCCGCCCGTGAAGATCCACCGCCGGCCGCTGGAGCAGCACCGCCCGTGCCCGCCGTGCGCGGAGCCCGACTCCTGCGGAAAGCCCCGCCGGCGATTGGAGCAGTGTCCCGAGCAGGATGAGGAGCCCCCGGtggtcctgcagcccctgccgCTGCAGCATCGCTGCCCCTGCATCCAGCGCTGCCCGCGGGCCGTGCCCTGCTGCCCCCGGTCCGTGCCCTGCTGCCCCCGGTCCGTCCAGCGCTGCTGCCCGCCCGCTGTCCCCCTGCCACCGCAGCCcggccaccaccagcagcacaagcagGTCACGCTGGTGCCGCTCTGCGTGAAGAACTGA